Proteins encoded within one genomic window of Lysinibacillus sphaericus:
- a CDS encoding toxin-antitoxin system YwqK family antitoxin — MKDKLLNKEYIMKNGKNFGYGGDDYDSFIVEYDQNNNEHLFTGIIYECYEDGNLANHYIVKNGVKNGEMVYYYPNGQVKEIKNIDTNTVEGIQKEFYENGVLKLVEYRVLGRLESFIKYDEHGNVLQEKNGSIELNPTYIVRMDEK, encoded by the coding sequence TTGAAAGATAAATTATTAAACAAAGAATACATTATGAAAAATGGTAAGAATTTTGGGTATGGGGGAGATGATTATGATTCATTTATAGTGGAATATGATCAAAATAATAATGAACACCTATTTACAGGCATAATCTATGAATGTTATGAAGATGGTAATTTAGCAAACCATTATATAGTAAAAAATGGTGTTAAGAATGGGGAAATGGTTTATTATTATCCGAATGGACAAGTCAAAGAAATTAAAAATATCGACACAAACACTGTAGAAGGCATACAAAAAGAGTTCTATGAAAATGGTGTTTTAAAATTAGTTGAATATAGAGTTTTAGGTAGATTAGAGAGCTTTATAAAATATGATGAGCATGGCAATGTATTACAAGAAAAGAACGGATCAATAGAACTTAATCCAACTTATATTGTAAGAATGGATGAAAAATGA